The region TTATAATAAAAACTTCAAATGGTCTTTAAAAACAGTATGTGCATTCTCATTAAACACTTGCACGATTCGAATCCCTTACTAAACTGGAGGAAGGCCTCCTGAGGCCCACACATTGCTATGCAAACTGTGCATATTGTCAAACATGATGGAAACAGTTTAACATTTCAGTCTCTCACCTGGGTACTGTTGTTATTGGCACCTTTATTGTTGGTCAGTTTCAGTTTGCCGAAGGAAATCTCCTGCCTCATCCAATGAGCACCTGTGTTTGGAGATTCTGGGTGGACGTACATTTTGTTGCCTTAAAGAAAAGAAATCATTATAATTGtttgtataataaaataatttcacaggtTTAAAGTAATTTAAACAGGTTCACAGAacaattaatcatttttatCCTCAAAGCTTTACTGAAATGTCTACACAGCTACAGAAATTGTGGaggaaaatagaaaagaaaaaactctAAATTAGTTTAGTAGGTTCCACTAAATTACGTTacaattcgtttttttttttaaatatacatttaaaaaaataataataataaataaaatccggATTCCAACTTGGTGCCAtttgtatcaaataatttcGATTCGTCTGGTCAGATGTTCCCACCTTGCATATTGTTATCCGCTTTTCCGCAGGTAACCCATTTCCCTCCTTGAAATCGCCAATGATTTGGATCGGCCAGCACAACCTCCACAAACACATTGTAATGGGCAGTAAGGTTCAAACCTGTGATATTGAAACTAAGGAACGGGAACATTCGCCTGCCAACAGAAATGAGAGATTTAATCAAATCAATAGGTTGATTACAAGGGGATTAGATTAACACTTTATTTCGAGATCCATCTAAATAAGGAAGGGCATTTTAAACTTGATTCAATAGATTCGTGTATGTCTGAATTTAAGGTGATACTATGCACACGTGCGTAATTTATGCAGTTGCCGTCATGAACATGAATCGTTAATAGATTTTTATTATAGCCTGTAATTTATCACCAAATTTCAGAAGTTAGATCTAAAAATTGAATACGACATTAGAAGCCAGTTGCGCCCACTACAAATACGGCCGTCGCTTTATAAAAGTTGGTGGTAAATGCAGACCAAATTAACGCGTTTACAATGGAAAATAAAACGTAACAATGGAACACTACAGCACAAACTTCAGTCTTAACACAAGTACAATTTTATACTTTCAcgatatatttaattaaaacgTTTACGTCCCGGGtatatttaaattatgaaaCGCACAACTCACACTTCGCTCAATATATTATGTGGGCCTTACCTGCCCTGTTTAGTAATAATCATCTCCGTCTGATGTCGGTGAAATTTGAGCCACAGGGGCCGGTTGCAGAGGTAGACTTGAGCTCTCACCCCAGTCCCTGTTCCCGGGATATTCATTGAGCCGATGCCTGGCCCCGTGCTAGGGTACGAGGGGTAGAGACACCCCGGTCCTTGCCCAAATTGATACCCTGAGCCGAACTGGCCGCGTCCACCGCAAACGGCAGGCGAAAACCCAGTTGGCGGCAGGACAGATCCATAGTGAAGCGATGCTGAATACCTGGATCCGTTGGACCCAGCATAAACTGTCCCAGTTTGGCCTGCGTAAGGAAAAAGGGAACATGGGTTCGCCACATCGTTTGTCTGCTGAGATGAGGACGAAAGAAAATATCTATCGGAACTAAGTCCATCTATGTTGTACCGACTGCCACTGGACAGGTCGTCTTCGACAACAGGCGAACTTTTCCTTTCATCGGGAGCGGCTTTAGTTCCAGAAAAGGTCtcgttctctccttctcctaGCATGGCGTTTCCCCCACCACTCAAGTACTTTTTGGGCCCGTTAGCCGATTCAGATTCCGTCCGATCCACCTCCTGAAACTCTAACGCCGTTGATCCAGGGCTGTGATTGCTTTCTGATGGAGAGAGGTGGTAAAAAGTCTTGGGCAAGTTGATTGTAGCGCTGGGTAAAATTCCCTCTCCTAGCTGCATCCTTAAAACCAACGCAAAAAAGACCCTGTTAACCTGATGGGTGTAAAGCAACGCGACCAAAAGCAACACAACGGCTGCCTTCAGTTGCTACTTGTCGACAGTATCTGCGTCTCCCTGCTAACCACCGTTACAAAGCAGCCACACCTCCAGATTTTCGCAACTTCACTTATAATCTGCAAGTGACAAAATTGTTTCAGGGCTCTTATATATGATCGCCTTATTCACACTCCCAATTTGCCGTGAGCGTCATGGGAGGGGCTTTGGAAAAACAGGCACACATCATTCAGCCTTCCTTGCCCATTGGCCGATTCAACTGACATTAATtcaattatatataattaacccaaatatatcaggaGCCTTAAGGATATCATTACACCGAAACATTTCTTTAAACGCACCTATTTATTATGGaacaaaaccattttaaaataaatttagcCAACGTTTGGTCCAAAATGAATGTTCCAAATCCGGCAAATTAATCACTTCGCGAGAACACATTGACTTCATAACAAACATATAAAGCAAACTTACGCAAGTATATAAAAGTATACATATTGAGCTACTTTTAAAGTCTAATATTCTACTACGGCAAATATGTAACAACAACTTGCGTGAATGCAATGTTTTGAAAGCAACCATTAGAAGTTTTGATAGAATGGTTGTAGACTGGAAACTTCCTGCCGGCGAGTAGCCAGCCCCATTTGATAACCGAGCAAATATCTGGGAGCGGAAAGTGGGCGATGCATCAGCACTCACCGCGGGATAATAAATTTGGGAGACTCTATGACGTTCACTCTGAAATCGTGGTGTGCggtttggttctgtactccccTTTATAAAATGTTGTGTATTGGCACCAGACGGCTCTTGTTTTGACCTGCTTTAATTTCAATAGCAGATCTCCAGCGCATTAACAGCTAACTGATTTCTCATTAGCAGCCAGTTACGAGGTCTTTATCCCTGACACGTGCGTTCAAAGCTGAAGTTGAAGAGTTCTGTGTGTCTCGTTAATTAACCGTAGAACACATTTCATTGTCCAGTCTTTAAGTTTATCAGTTGTGgactaatgtaaaaataaaacacagaaaaaaaaaaaatattagcatACCTTTGAATAGAGGTTTAAATAACGCCCTGCTTTTATAGGCATacctatttttaaaatgtccagCAAAATGTCCACAGCTACGGgcgaatacatttaaaatacaattagGACTATTGTTTTTTAACAAACATAATCTAAACTGTTTTaacttttatgtattttctttaaaaataatgtttgttttttcgtATAAACTAGATGAAAAAggttttgtttacaaataaTAGCCGAACTGAGAGGTGCTCGACTAAAGGCGTGAAAGACACACAGTGGAAATATGGCGCCTGTGGTGTTTAGCTTTCTTACCTCAGAAGAAAGTgtcttgattattttattttcagctctTCCTTGGCCGATGTTTAACCATCTCTATATCGGCTACAACGTTTTCCAGTAGATACGTAGGCCTACTGGGTTATATGCAGATAGTATGCTCATCCATAACTCCACGTGAATATATATGTGTACTGTTGAGGTCATTTAAGGAAAAGGGGAATGagtaatttattaaaatgttgaaatgaagaTGCTGatacattttacaaattacatttaaaattaaaaatgtttggcATACAATCTGCCATATAGGTTTATATCTGAACGCAATTGGTGTCGGCTCGATTAAAAGAAACTGAATGTATATCTGAAGAAATCCCACACGTGGAAAAAGCAATTGAATGTTAATGCTGTATCTAACTCAATGCAATCTGTCTATATAATCAGCCGTGAGTTAGGCTTCATGAAAAGACAGCGGAGGATTCAAATCCCAATGGATTCCCCGTCCCAAGCATAAGGAAAACGGCCAATTATTTTTCCGTCTGAAGGAACCTGTGATGTAGCACGGATAGACAGCTCGGCAAGGGGACACACGATTACTAAAACAGCTAATATTCTAGGAGGTGATACCGCGCGATGGTGAAATTTAACAAGAAACTGGTTGGTCACATTCCGTGTTTTGTACGCAGGGCTTTTTGACTGCAGACGCACGGTGTGAATTGATCTTTTACTATTTCATGGTTTCCAAGAATCAACaagttaaaacaaaataatccaGTATTTGGATTATTTTGAACTCAATCACAGTTTTATAAATTGAGTGGtatgtttaaaatgaataagaCCATAGCCGTGTTAATTACATAGCCATGGAAATGACAATCAAATATAAGCCTACATTAAATAAGTAACTTTTAAATAACTGCGGAAATAAGATGAATAACAACTTACCTATGTGGTTCTTcgtttaatattattttaggtGAAATTACACAATACTCAAGACAGGTTGTGGAATTCAGCACTAAATTGTCATGAAAATCACAACAGCAAATGACTGAATCGTGTAAAACGAGCGCTCAGTTATACTTTGATCACCAAAGCATTTTTTCCTGTTTGGCGGAAAAGAAACCCCAACAGTAGCCCACGAGCTTCTCTACAGAGCGAGGCTATCTGCGGTTAGCAGCGCTCTCTTGTGATGGTAAAGAGCATCGTAGCATTTTATGCAGTTCTGCTTTTGGTGGCAGTTTCCGTCGCGATGCACTAAATTTGATTTAGACCCACGATCATCTAGTACCGTAGAAAGTAGGAATGCATTATTTGAACTTCTGTAGGCTTGTATCAGTTTATTTTGCAAGCGTTAATTAattctactgctgctactacttgAACTGCTGCTTTTACTACGACAGCCACTTTAACGACTCCTACTACTAGGTTGCTACTtctaatgcaaataataataataataataataataataataatatatatgatAGAattatatgattattattaataataataataactattattattgtggCTGCTGTGTGTAGACTGATGGCAGGTCCTCCCAACCTAACTGTCGTCTGCATGTAACCTGTCATCTTCCATGTAATGACGAACAGCCTCAGAGGAactgggaggagaggagagctgcAATTTGAATTGAACTAAAGGCCTAGAAAACTTCCttttgtatataaaaataaataaataaataaataaaaattcttaGAGAAACACCATGCACCTTATGGTCCACCCCTCCATGGGCTCATCTGGTGCTGCTGACATTTAGCAGAAGGCTTATCTTTTTTTCAGGAGCTCCTTGTCCATCTTCCCAATTTGATGTCAGTGCCACAGGTGCCACttcagtctgtctgtgttgAAGTGCAGGGCAAAGTGACATTGTGGTGAAGGATCTTGATCCGTTAGCAGGAGGTTGTAGAAAAAGGCAGAACAAATCTGAGAAGCAGAGAAGCTACAGTATGATGTAAGGTAATGTGATGTGAGCTGTTTCCAGGAGACAAAGACCATAAAAACCCCACACATCAAGGCCCCCATTGCTTCAGTCCCCAAGAACATTGTCTGAATAGTCATAGCCATAGTAATAGCTACACATCCAGTTCATCACTCAGTAACACATTTATCTCTGCAAAAAGCAATGAATGCATCCAACCATTTACCCACCCATCCTGCCACAACCTCCATCTACAATGGGAAATTATAGGTGGATATATTACATTGGAAAGCTGTATGGAAGCTGGGAGATAACAGTGGGCTTTGAAAGTAGGGTAACTCAAAATCAATAATTTGCTTTTAGACCAGTTGGGGTGAAGCAGTGTGGGATCCTGAAGCCATAGTGCTCTGCACTCTAATCTCAGAGGCTCTGATACAGGAGCAGTGTGCTGGGAGAAAGTCCCAGATCCCCTCACGACCAGCAGTCCCTTTGCAGTGGCACTAGAGAGCGCAGTGAGGGATGAACTGGGGGCTCAGCAGATCCACATGGCAGAGGCAGTCGAAGCTTCTTTCATATAAAAGttacaattctgcaaagaatTGTCCAGACAATCTGGCTAGTTCACTTGTTAGTTTGTGACAGAccgagaaggagaaggctgtTGATCAGATTGTGTTTTTATGCAAAGCTCTTGACTCTCATTTCTGTAGTTTGTCCTGACAGCATTGCACATGGGCTGATCACATTTGGAAATGCCATGTGTTTAAGAGAACACCAACAGAATGAATTAAcataaatgaaagaaatgtgcaAAGAAGACTAGGTTGTGCTTGTATTttcttcttatttattttctgtactgCTCTGACTATGAAATATCTTCTGATTTATAGCCTGGATTATTTTTGAGGTTGTTTGCggtttttatttctctgtttgAGCACACAATGCATCGGTCAGCAAAATTAGCAGGTGATGTAATTTGCCATTGCATAGCTTTAGTCATTTTCCTGAAATACAAAGACATTCATCCATAAATGTATGCCATTAACCATTAGTTATTTTTAGTGGCTATAAGTGTattttccacccacttcacaaaaaagtgaaattgaTATTATGACAGCATGCAGGGTCCAAGGACATTAGCCTCTGTTGCCTCTCTAGTGAGCCATGTGTCATACCTGGCAACACTAGAGTGGAGTGGTTACAACCGCTGCCTTAGTGAAcataggggtgacatggctcaggcagtaagggcagtcatctggcaatcggagggttgctggttcgatcccccgcccggggaGCAAGACACATAAGACTGGGTGGATGAAGCAGGTCCATGTGGCTGGTATACATTTAGTTAGCAATTTATGCGGCATTTATTACCTTTTTAGACTTTTTAGTCttcttctgtagcctatccacttagaggtttgacgcatcgtgtgttcagagatgctctcctgcataccacaaATGGGTAGTtacttgcgttactgtcaccttcctgtcagctttgaccagtctggccattctgctcCGACCTCTCTCTTTaataaggcatttctgcccatagaactgctgcttactggatgttttttttgttttctgcaaactctggggactgttgtgcgtgaaaattacTGGAGATCAACCgtatctgagatactcaaaccaccctgtctggcaccaacaatcattccatggtcaaagtcactttgatcaaattcttttcctcattctgatggttgatgtgaacattaactgacctgtatctgcatggttttatgcataaaaaataagtccaataaatacctaataaagtgctcactgagtgtatataggactggatgggtgaatgaggcaGATCCAGAACATATATGATGTATATAAGACTGGGTGGATAAGGTTAAAATTCTTATCCTGGTCAATTCAACACTGCAGTTTATTAAATAAACAtatctgtatatttttaatacaACTACAGCttccaaaaaatataattaaaggaGTTTATATTACAGTCTACCGGCCTATAAATTCACATTTGTAAGATATGTGTAATCTAAATGTAGTTTAGCTACTTCTGAATAGGCCTACCATAAAAACCATGAAGGAAGACAATAAGCTCAGGCCAGGTATATAGGATATGTGCAATAATGGATCCCTTGCAGAAAAAAGAAGgaaacaagaaagaaagaaaggaaaaataattttaataatgtttagtttagtttaatttTCTTATTGTTATTTTCGCCCACCCCGACGAGAATGCTGGGACTCGTTTctaaaaatgaagtaaaaaaggATCTGTGGCACATactaaaaaaaatcattactAACGAGAGGAAATCGCTTGCCTGCGCATGGCCAGTGAGCGAAAATCAAAGCCACTAACGTGCCCAGACTGACATCCCCTGACCTGTCACTTCACACTTCCTCATGCTGACACGATGTGACAATAAAATTTCATTGCACCCCAAGCAGCGACCTCTTACACCCAGGAACTTCACCCTCCCCTTGAATATCGGGACTATCATAGCAGATGGGGTGAGGACCGGGGCAGGAGCAAACGATATTCCTCCTAGGGTCATTCAAAGCCGTGAAAAGGCAACTTTACAGTCAACATGGCTTTGCTTTAGGCTAGGCGGTTGACATTTGCCATTGCATTTTCCTCTCACCACCTCGTTAATTAAGAGTCTAGCTTCGCTTTAAAGCCATGCAGATCTACGTAATACATCTTTGAATGTATGTAGCCTAAATGTAGGCCCATCGGCCTATTGTATTCGAATTAGCATATTTCACAATCAATGATTAGCTCTTAGGCCTATTATGAAGCCAATTATATTATTATGCTTCACAACTAACTGTTTGGGTCACCTAAAGTGTCTAGGCGACACAAAAAATAGAATGTATATGTAGGCCTAATACCCGTACCAACCTAAAAACACAATAGGCTAGTTGCagtagaaaacaaaataaattagattTATATAGCAACTACGCATAATGATCGCAAATGAGGCTGAAGTTAACGTGCCGTCGCAAAGGTCCGGAGATCCTGACCTGCCAGCGTGTTCCTTGACCACGTATAAAAGCCTCAGTATGCTAAGAGTGACCTTCAGTGGCCGGAGGCCAGGGCCAGCTCGACAGGGGAAGGGAAGTCTTACCATATTGTTGTCAGAGTGGATGATCAGCGGAGCACATGAAAGGGAAACATTCCAGGTTTTACGGGCCAAGCCGGCTGCAGTAGCCTGCAGTAGCCTTTGCTAGTCAGAGGATTCATGTACCCCACCGCAAGGATTAATAACACCGTCTCATTAGCGGGTCCTTGCACCCAACACCCCAACCGGCAGGCGGGAGGCTGGGAAATGAACCAACTGCCATAGACAGTATGCACCGCCCTCGCTCCTGCTCTTGTGAACTCCGCTGCATCCCCAAGCCCCCAGAGGGGAATTTTGCTACGACGTGTCCGTCTCACTTTCCGTCGCGCTCCTTTCAGGTTCAGCGTGGTTTGAAAAGAGGTTTAAAGCAATATATCTGGCAGAAATTGCTGGTCGCTGACATGgtgaatgtgaacattaaccctAGGTAGATATACACAGCAGAGATATGGCACGTTCCAGTAGCTGACATTGCTCACGGGTGACTTGCGGCAGCATTGAGCCCCGAGACTGCATGTTTGGAGCTGCCACGTGCACTTTGGCGACCTTTTCACAcatgaaacaaattaatgtcTGTAAGGTACTGCTTTTTTGCCATAATTTCTAGAACATGTAAATCTCAATAGAAGTGACATGTGTATCATTAAAATTCACTTGCAGACCATATCATGGGCTCTTCATCACctcttctttacattttaataatacttatttaaagaaaatattttattcttaGTACAATGTCAACAAGCATGTCATTTTCCAGCAGTCATAAAattcttatgtattttgttatttttctgcttcaaaacatacagtcgggttgtttcctgtttttactgagtaaatgtgtgtttgtcctgttgAATAACCTACTATGTCAACTGACTCTCTGAAATGCAAATGGCCTATATAGCCCATTAGTAGCTGTTAACTGTTGAGGGGAATTCAAGTAAATGGTACTTTAACTTCACAGGCTGGGTGGGACAAAAGGTTTCACATTATTGGGTGTTTTCCACAATAAAGAAAAACTAAACATCACCGTTAAAGGATTAGGGAAGTCTCAGATCTCAGCCCtattcatttctttctcttctgGTTCTTCCCTGTGTAAATGCAGCCTGGATAGGTAGATACTAcctccaaaaacatttttaaaatagctTAAAACGCAAGTTGTTATGTGCGTATTTAGTAGAATGTAATGGGGGGGAGATTATGTTGTGTATTTAATAGATTGTAATGGGGGAGATTATGTTGTGTATTTAGTAGAATCTAATAGGAGGGGAATTAAAACAATTCTAGTGAGCAGGCACTCCTACTAGGGGACCTACCACCCCTGCTTTTTGGTTCACCGCAAAGACCAAAGATCCTGGCACTACATAACCCCACCTACAGCCCACAACCGCCATTACGGCTGAACAAGGTGGGCTTTTATCACATTGGAAACCCTgactcagaaactgcatttcaggacctttttattttttcttgttttttttttttttcctttttggagTGGGAACACAAACAGATTTACACGGCAGACATCTTCTGCACCTTCCGCAGTGTGGGTATGTCAGTGAGTCAGAAGTGAGAATGTAGAGTTTTAACACTCGCTCCCAGTACGAGAGCTTCTCTAATGAAGCAGAGAGGACAACTTTAATCCAGTGGAGGCATATGTCAAGGAAggttggagggggggtggtattaataaaatataaatgttgaaGGTTTGAGGTCCACGAACAAATAAACTATGGGGTAGTCAATGTAGCTTTTGAATGATAGGGGAGAGGACAATACTAATACTGAAAGggcagcaaaaaacaaaatgatcaaTTTTAATGTGCTGATTTAACAATTggatttaattttgtttaaaaaaaagtattctgaCTGACTTAAATCAGAAGTTTTACctagtgtatgtatgtgtgtatgtgcgtgtgcgtaaaagagacagatagagatataggcgagagagagagagtatttgTGTGTCAATTTGTTTGTCTGTAGGGACCTGGGCCTTCTATCCTCCAGCCAGCAAACTGTGGTTTATGTTGAGAGGAGATGTGGCGGTGTTGAGTTGCTGAGGGTGCGGCATCTCCAACAGCTCCTCACATGCTCAGAGCAGGAGTGCCAACTGCCAACTTTCACATAAGCACGGGACGCTTCACCTGCCTCTGCTTGATGCACAGGAGAGATTTAGGGAAGCCTGCTGGCTGAAGACCTTCTGTGCGTGCTGTGGGCACCATCCCTGAAATGTCCTTTCCACGCAGTGTGCATCCCCATGCTGTTCCATTTAAAGGGTCTGGGGAAACAAACATAAAGCGTATGGCAGgcagtattttatttcaatttcaaagcCTTCAATTTAGAAACAATAAGTAATTAGAGAGCACAGAACAGAATTGTATTTAAACACCCTGTCAAACGTTTTGGCAGCGGCCTGGCTCAGATGTGACAAGCCGACGCATGGACACATGGGCGAAAGCAGACCTGTATGGTGTCCGCACGCCCAGACCAACTGAACCCCCCAATAttgagcaggagcagcagcctgCATCTCTGTATTTACATGCAAATGGTCTACAACAATCTGCACCCCTGCGCCCAGCAGTCAGATGGGGACGTTAGACCAGAGGGCTTCAGATGGCTGAGAGAGGCGGAAACATTGGACCAGAGAGGAGAGCCATCCTAATGGTCTCTCCCCCTCCAATGTTTCAAACATGCCTTTCACCGCTATGTGCCAGACAGTGAGATTGTGGAACGGATGATGAACTGGTTTTTTAATCTGTCTACACAAGAATGTTCGATCCCTCTATGACTTATTATATAACTTACATAGCACCCAGCAACACACAGCTCTACCTTCAGTCACTTTTTCAAATTTGGCCAATCAATATGCATGAGAGATCAGTTTTCTGTTTACAAGCAATGGAAAATGCATGCAGAGCTCCGGGGCAGAAACAGTTGAAACAGGATGAAACCTCTTCTGCATTATTTTAGCATCAATAAAAGGCAAAGAAAAGATTTGatgcaagaaaataattgtataAAGCCAGacttgtgtttttcttcatggGAGAGAAAATCATAGGTACGACAgcaattattatgattatgaatgCTGTGTGACATTTCTTGACGATTAAATAGCGATATCTAATCTAACTAAAAGGATCATTTCAGCATGTTGTCTCGTCCAAGGTAGAGCACTCTGGATGTTGCCGCGTAAGTTTCATAGACTATAAGCATGGCAGTATGGAGTGATCAGTGGACTGGATATTGTTATTAAATTGTAGTGACTTTTGTAAACCTTAGCTGACATTGTACATTTTCAATAACAGTTATACAAGAAAGAGCATAAATGCTCAAACTCTATGTAATTTCGGCCAGTGTATGGAACAGTGTGATTTTCACATTCATAGCAAAAATAACCCATGCAATATAGGCATTCTCAACACCAATAAGATATCCCATGTGATTTCATGTTGGTTGTCGTAGAAATACTCAATGTTATTTGGGTTATACCATAGAAATGTGGCATGATATTTGGCTGTTAAAAGCAGAGACGCCTCATGGGTGATTGTAATGAAAATATTCCATGGAAATTAGTTTATATAAAAACTGTTTCAGGACAGAAATACTGAATATGAATATATCTGTtatacacaaaacatttttgcagcAGAAGTACCCTGTTGTGATGCTTGCTGCATGCTCCGTGGAGCAGAGAGGGTTAAGGATCTGGCACACCACGTCCTCTTCTCCTGGATCCTCTGACAGGCGTCTGCGCGGCCTTCTGCGCTAGCAGGTTAGACTTGGTAAGAAGTCTCGTGGCCACATTCCCTCGTTAAACATTCTGTCTGACGAGATGGCCTCCCTGAAGTTTCTCCAGACTGCCCTGGACCCTG is a window of Conger conger chromosome 1, fConCon1.1, whole genome shotgun sequence DNA encoding:
- the LOC133106190 gene encoding eomesodermin-like, with the translated sequence MQLGEGILPSATINLPKTFYHLSPSESNHSPGSTALEFQEVDRTESESANGPKKYLSGGGNAMLGEGENETFSGTKAAPDERKSSPVVEDDLSSGSRYNIDGLSSDRYFLSSSSQQTNDVANPCSLFPYAGQTGTVYAGSNGSRYSASLHYGSVLPPTGFSPAVCGGRGQFGSGYQFGQGPGCLYPSYPSTGPGIGSMNIPGTGTGVRAQVYLCNRPLWLKFHRHQTEMIITKQGRRMFPFLSFNITGLNLTAHYNVFVEVVLADPNHWRFQGGKWVTCGKADNNMQGNKMYVHPESPNTGAHWMRQEISFGKLKLTNNKGANNNSTQMIVLQSLHKYQPRLHIVEVTEDGVEDVSSESKTQTFTFPENQFIAVTAYQNTDITQLKIDHNPFAKGFRDNYDSMYTGPENDRLTPSPTDSPRSHQIVPGARYAMQPFFQDQFVNNLPQNRFYNGERTVPQTNGILSPQAEEATAAATQRWFVQQGASNKLELGSYETEYSSSLLPYGLKPLPLQTSHALSYYPDSAFASMAAGWGSRGTYQRKMTTGLPWSPRPSPTGFSEDQLSAKDKIREDGSSAAVASSPWIETSPSLKSLDSTDSGVYSMVCKRRRVSPGNSSTENSPTIKCEDLTTEEYSKEPSKSMGYYAFYTSP